The proteins below are encoded in one region of Myxococcales bacterium:
- a CDS encoding pyridoxal phosphate-dependent aminotransferase, producing the protein MQNNSNNERPLGSFRPVPRTGVIYVTAEAEKRGFSATDPEWCNLGQGQPETGPLPGAPERIKQIALEADQDYAPVGGLLELREAVAEMYNALFRKGKASQYTAENVAICGGGRVGLMRVAASIAPVHLGHFLPDYTAYAEVLDVFRRFNPIPILLEPANGYAFGADELRHEIQGRGLGALLLSNACNPTGKLVHGQELAQWVDAARELDCTLILDEFYSHYVWAKDAPSIVSAAAHVQDVENDPVVILDGLTKNWRYPGWRVTWVLGPKQVIEGCISAGSFLDGGGSRPMQRAAIDLVNEAHAKQETEAIQKAFRPKRDLLVAGLKKMGIKLALEPQGTFYVWGDLSELPPSLRSGDDFFRAALEEKVIIVPGEFFDVDPGSRRIGRTSRFRHHARFSFGPSMPVIEKALKRLEKIIQKHS; encoded by the coding sequence ATGCAAAACAACTCGAACAATGAGCGCCCCCTAGGCAGTTTTAGGCCCGTTCCACGCACCGGCGTGATTTACGTCACCGCCGAGGCTGAGAAAAGAGGCTTTTCCGCTACCGATCCGGAGTGGTGCAATTTGGGACAAGGGCAACCGGAGACTGGTCCACTGCCCGGTGCGCCAGAGCGTATCAAACAAATCGCGCTCGAAGCGGATCAGGACTACGCACCGGTGGGTGGTTTGCTTGAGCTGCGTGAAGCGGTGGCCGAGATGTACAACGCGCTGTTCCGAAAAGGCAAAGCCTCTCAGTACACAGCGGAGAACGTCGCGATTTGCGGGGGAGGCCGCGTGGGACTCATGCGAGTGGCTGCATCCATCGCGCCAGTGCATCTCGGACATTTCTTGCCGGACTACACCGCCTACGCTGAAGTTTTGGATGTCTTTCGCCGTTTCAATCCCATTCCGATTTTGCTTGAGCCAGCCAATGGCTACGCTTTCGGGGCGGATGAATTGCGGCATGAAATACAAGGCCGAGGCCTTGGCGCTTTGCTCCTAAGCAACGCATGTAATCCAACGGGCAAACTTGTCCATGGCCAAGAGCTGGCTCAGTGGGTTGATGCGGCACGGGAGCTTGATTGCACCTTGATCTTGGATGAGTTTTACTCGCACTACGTATGGGCCAAAGACGCTCCAAGCATTGTAAGCGCCGCAGCGCACGTGCAGGACGTCGAAAACGATCCAGTAGTGATTCTCGACGGCCTAACGAAGAACTGGCGCTACCCCGGATGGCGTGTGACCTGGGTGCTCGGACCCAAACAGGTCATTGAGGGATGCATCAGTGCCGGATCTTTTTTGGACGGTGGTGGATCGCGGCCGATGCAACGTGCAGCGATTGACCTAGTCAACGAAGCGCACGCCAAACAGGAAACAGAAGCTATCCAAAAAGCTTTCCGCCCTAAACGCGATCTGCTCGTTGCCGGACTAAAAAAAATGGGCATCAAGCTTGCGCTTGAACCCCAAGGCACCTTCTATGTCTGGGGCGATTTATCGGAGCTACCGCCTTCACTGCGCAGTGGTGACGATTTTTTTCGGGCGGCCCTCGAAGAGAAAGTGATCATTGTTCCAGGCGAGTTTTTTGATGTCGATCCGGGCTCACGCCGTATTGGTCGAACTTCGCGCTTTCGGCATCACGCGCGTTTTTCCTTCGGCCCCTCCATGCCGGTGATTGAAAAAGCACTCAAACGTCTCGAAAAGATTATCCAAAAACATTCCTAA
- a CDS encoding radical SAM protein: MIRPVLNPPNPWHSTLVDWEGEAPHVKLQVFEEEAKSILSRHESPDLNFRWSINPYRGCYHGCTYCYARPYHHYLDMGAGTDFERKIIVKINAATLLRKAFDKASWQGETLVFSGVTDCYQPLEAAYGITRQCLELCLKYKNPVGIITKGANVICRDMDLLRQLAKVSGLSVFFSIPFSDNETGRIFEPFASPIERRFAVLAELSQAGIETGVSLAPIIPGVNDNMIPTILEQASDAGAKHAFMTLLRLPASVEPYFFASLKQSMPMRQSKVQNALMSLRKGKTSSAAFHERMQGSGKRWSMIEQLFKNHCARLGINKNEVGIAHKRDSFERPFEQLNLIAT, translated from the coding sequence ATGATCCGTCCCGTTCTTAACCCACCAAACCCCTGGCACAGCACCTTGGTTGACTGGGAAGGCGAGGCGCCCCACGTCAAACTCCAAGTCTTTGAAGAAGAAGCCAAAAGCATTCTCTCTCGCCATGAAAGCCCGGATTTGAACTTTCGCTGGTCCATCAACCCTTACCGTGGGTGCTATCATGGTTGTACGTACTGCTATGCCCGCCCCTACCATCACTATCTTGATATGGGCGCAGGCACCGATTTCGAGCGGAAGATTATCGTCAAGATCAACGCGGCAACGTTGCTGCGCAAGGCCTTTGATAAAGCAAGTTGGCAAGGCGAAACCTTGGTATTTTCAGGCGTAACCGATTGCTACCAGCCTCTTGAAGCAGCCTACGGCATCACCCGCCAATGCCTCGAGCTTTGCCTCAAATACAAAAATCCAGTCGGCATCATCACAAAAGGTGCCAACGTAATTTGTCGCGACATGGATTTGCTGCGCCAGTTGGCAAAAGTTAGCGGATTATCGGTGTTTTTTAGCATTCCTTTTAGCGACAACGAAACCGGGCGCATCTTTGAGCCTTTCGCCAGCCCCATTGAAAGGCGCTTCGCCGTCTTGGCAGAGTTGAGCCAAGCTGGGATTGAGACAGGGGTTTCACTCGCCCCAATCATTCCAGGGGTGAACGACAACATGATTCCAACCATCCTTGAGCAAGCAAGCGATGCCGGAGCAAAACACGCCTTTATGACCTTGCTCCGCCTGCCCGCCTCAGTAGAGCCGTATTTCTTTGCATCGCTCAAACAAAGCATGCCGATGCGGCAAAGCAAGGTGCAAAACGCACTCATGTCACTTCGAAAAGGTAAAACAAGTTCTGCAGCATTTCACGAGCGCATGCAAGGAAGCGGTAAACGCTGGTCGATGATCGAGCAACTGTTTAAAAATCATTGCGCACGCCTGGGTATTAACAAAAACGAGGTTGGCATTGCCCACAAGCGCGATAGCTTTGAGCGCCCTTTTGAACAACTGAACTTAATCGCCACCTAG
- a CDS encoding KamA family radical SAM protein yields MLLPTYSPSVPSKRDAQDWRWQAQHSLRDLAGLERALKLTDDEREGIEHALTQGFPLAITPYYLSLCDPDNPACPIRLQCIPSAKEKLRSEGDLRDPLGEEAHEVAPRLIQRYPDRVLLFFTDRCGVYCRFCTRSRIVGAGGGAASLKELETAFAYLKSHPDIQEVIVSGGDPLVMSDTKIRALLHELRSIPSIGNIRIASRTPVTLPQRIDKALCETLRSHPFSLADDAF; encoded by the coding sequence ATGTTGTTGCCAACTTATTCCCCTTCCGTCCCGAGCAAGCGCGACGCTCAGGACTGGCGCTGGCAAGCGCAGCATAGTCTACGTGATTTAGCCGGGCTTGAACGCGCATTAAAACTAACGGACGACGAGCGGGAAGGTATAGAGCACGCCTTAACCCAAGGCTTTCCCTTGGCCATCACCCCCTACTATTTGTCGCTCTGTGATCCCGACAACCCAGCATGCCCGATTCGTCTTCAATGCATTCCTAGCGCAAAAGAAAAACTTCGAAGCGAGGGCGACCTTCGTGATCCTTTGGGCGAAGAAGCGCACGAAGTAGCTCCGCGACTGATTCAGCGCTATCCCGATCGAGTTCTGCTTTTTTTCACCGACCGCTGCGGTGTGTATTGCCGCTTTTGTACGCGCTCACGCATCGTAGGCGCCGGTGGCGGAGCAGCGTCCTTAAAGGAACTCGAAACAGCATTTGCTTATCTAAAATCACACCCTGACATTCAGGAAGTTATTGTCTCAGGGGGCGATCCTCTGGTGATGAGCGATACGAAAATCAGGGCCCTACTGCACGAGCTTAGAAGCATTCCGTCGATCGGCAATATTCGAATCGCAAGCCGGACCCCGGTTACACTTCCGCAACGCATCGACAAAGCGCTGTGCGAAACACTGCGAAGCCACCCCTTCAGTCTGGCTGATGACGCATTTTAA